Within the Miscanthus floridulus cultivar M001 chromosome 2, ASM1932011v1, whole genome shotgun sequence genome, the region gtgaATTATTAAGGACTTCTctgatttgttttattattattatcaaacattcgatgtgatactcTCACATGATATTCCTTAAATTTTAGTCTCCGTAGACACCCCTGAATTGCAAGATAGTAGCCTGTAATCAGTGTCGCGGCGGTGAGCACAGAGGTCGGTGTTCCACGGCTCCACGCCATGCGCCCGTGTCTGAAAATATCGGACTTTGTCACCTGAATCTCATTTGATCGTCGTCCTTGAGAGCACGTTTTGGGCATTGGCGCTCATGGTCAGGGCGAAACGCCACGCGTACCGCAGTTTCCCGGGATCTGTCGCACATCAAGTCTAGTACTTGTGCCGACGCGACGAATGACTAACGTGACATCCTAGTCTAGACGATGGGCGTTGGAGTCGTCGTCTCTGACAGCTACTGGTGTAAAAAATGGTCGTACGTGATCGATTTGACGGATGGCACCGTATCCTcacggaaaaagtctacttaacctccCACCTTTCATATTTGTTTaccctcaactataaaaccgtctgttttactcctgaactttccaaaaccgtctattttacacCCCCGGGcagttttcagcggcggtttgctacagtaacagcaggTTTGCTACAGCAACAGTGGGTTTGCTACCATTCCGGTggctttgaattttcttttttttttatttattttcggtaaatttttgaaaaattatagtaaatcatagaaaaatcataaaatgaaaaatataattttattggactccacatgagtagatctacacagtgaatatataatacggtatgctttagtacaaaatttttactgtagccttagattaattggaaaatctaattttgtctgtaattaattggaataattcatagctgcagcttctatggtccaattgtggtgaaatttttatgatacgctaattattgtatgcttgaactatagtaaaaatttcgtactcattggactatgtataacttagttatagataaattctaattaattacagacaaaattggattttccaattaatctaaagctacaaaaaaaatttgtactaaagcataccgtattatatattcactgtgtagatctactcatgtggagtcctaTAAAATTAGatatttcattttatgatttttctatgatttactatgatttttcaaaaattcaccgaaaaaaaagaaaattcaaatccaccgacactgtagcaaacccaACGTTGCTGTAGCAAACCCGTTGTTACTGTAGcgaaaccgccgctgaaaaccgcccggggggtaaaatagatggttttgaaaagttcagggggtaaaacagacggtttcatagttggggggtgaagtagaccaagtatgaaaggtggggggttaagtagactttttccgtaTCCTCACATACGGTCACGACTGCACAAAGCTTAACCGAAGACGGGAGAATCATGCGTCTCGGTCAAAAGATCACGATTAATTATGATCTTAACTGAGGCGGTTGTCTTAGTGCACCCATCTTTGttaattaacggaggcggtcgcTCTAACTTATCCGCCTCCATTAATATTTTAATCGAGACGGTCGCCATAATGCGCCCTCCACAAATACAGGATTAACGGAGACGGCCTTTTATTACATGCTCACCTCCGTTAATATTTTTCCATTTAAAAAAAACTCTGGTGCTCACAGCTCACTTCAGCTGTTCAACGTTCTTGCGTCACAGGAGCGGTGCATGAACCATGAGTGTACCCAAACTCACTTCAAATAGATTAGGGGATAAGAATAATGTTAGATTCGACGACCCAATAATTAGGGTGTACAAGTTGTAAGAATGGAGATACTCCAGTAGCTAAAGAGGTCAGTGATCCGATTTTAAAACATGCATAGTTAATGGTGTACCTTCCAAACAAGTATATAAAAAATGATTGCAAACCGTTTTACAACTTTAATTAGATAATGTGCGTCCATTTGTTAAGCCCTGTTTGGCAAAGCTCCCAAAGCTGGTTCTCTATTTAATCCAGCAAGAGCTCTGTCAAATAGTTTTTCATAGACAAGTGATTATCTGAAATTAACTAAGAAGCTAAGAGCTAAAAAAAAAAGTAGATTCGTTCTCCTAATTCTGTGAAGTAATTCTCCATCGTGATTTTGAGAGTTTATGCTAAAAAACTAAAGAGAATCATTTTCATCCACATAATCGCTTCTCTCAGAGAATCAGAGTCAAATGGAGTTGATTCTGATTCTCTATGCAAGCTAATTCGATGGCTGAAAGTAAATTCTCTTTAATTCTTTAGCATAGACTCTCAGACTCAGGGAATCACTTCACGAAATCAGAAGAGACTACTTTTTTCATCTCCTAGCTTCTTAGTTCATTTTAGATAATTACTTCACATAATTCGTAGAGGATTaattctctcaaaaaaaaaaactctttggcAGAGCTCCTGCTGAATTTTACAGAGGATCGGCACAAATAGGGCCAGTATACGAGGACAGTGTGGCCGTGTTTGGTTTGTTGGACCATCGTAGACTGCCCAGGAATCCTAGCCTGGGCACCGCAGGCCTGTTTCCAGGGAGCCAAGAGGGGTTTGTTTAGTTGCGTGCGCTGCTAAGCTTGGCCAGGATGAGTTATGTGTTTGGATTGTTGTGCAAAAGACATAGAGTCACCTCTTCTTTCAACTGATAAGTCTACCTCCTCTCGGTCATTTCATCAAACACCGAGAGCGGCCTCACATCACCGTTGTCGTCTGTCGTTGCCTAACGCTGGAGCACGTCCGCTCGCCTGCACGATGGTGCCCACCGAGGAGCCGCCCGCCCACCTGCACGGGCGACGATGGTGGCCATCGACGAGCCGCCTAGCCCGCCAGGATAGGCGCGTGCGCGTCCGCACCGCTGAGAGGAGCAGGGTCCCCTTCACAGAGGAGCAGGGTCGCCGTCGTCGAGCACGCCCCCTACATAGAGGAACAGGGTCGCCGTCGCATTAAGATGTTTTCCCTCAAATTTGTTTTTTTAACAAACTTTACCAAATCTAGGTATGGACACCTGCagaatgcactatatttcagTACAAATTTTAGAAGTCAGTAACATTTAGAGAAAAAAAAAGGTTATCTTGTTATCAGCAGTAACTTAGTAATCAGATGGTAAGAGATGACCACGCAAGAAAAAGGCTGTGGGTTGGAATCATGGAACTTAATGCACGTGTGTTCACATGAAAAGAAAAATGTGTAACTTTAGACAACCTCTACGATTTCTTTACATTGTtgttttagggggtgtttggttcgagctactaaactttagtagctactaaacggtttagtcacttttagtaactccagagttactagagaggactaaagcccttttagtagcttttagtcatagcgtttggttaaaaagttactaaaatgACTAAAagttactaaatttagtagctactaggcgaACCAAACATACCCTTAAATTGGATTGTTGCAGGAGGTTTTCCATTTCTGTCTATAGAAACCCAATGATTTTCATAGGCCTTGACCTTGAGTAAAATGTGCTTGGTAAAACAGCTATACAAAAGGGTTACCAACTGCATGCACAAATGTTTTCGGTAGTAATGTATGTCATCAACGCTGTGTGTGTAAAATTCTGGACACGAAGTTTCCGCGTGCAATGAACTTAAACCGAAGATTATCTGAACTCTGAAGTAGCACAAATAAGAAGAACCACATTTGCACTCAGTAATGCAGGGTTATTTTGGAGGAATCCCTGGACAAGATCGACCATTTGCTTCTTACCTAATGCGGAGTTGTCATGTCTCAGCAGCAAACTCTTCTAATGGCTGCTCTTGATTGTGCCCCAACTCACTTGAAAAGCTGAAATAGATTAGGGAATAAGTATAATGGGATACGACTCAATAATTGGAGTCTATATAAAGAAAGGGAGAATCCAGTAGTAGCTAGAGACGCCACCGCGCGGGACGCGTAGATCGACATGTGCCAGCAAAGAAATCCTAACAATAATCGGTCAATCGGGCGACAGCAAAATCTACGGGCAGATCACTAGtctaggggctaaagtttagcctcTAAAATCTAGTTCGTTGGGCACGTTGATCTATGAGCTAAACTTTAGTCTTCTAATCTATAATAACTAATTTGTCTTTATTTAATTATCTATACACAACCATGTATGTAAGCCGCAAGTAGTATGGGACGTCCGACGCCCGCCCCGAGGAAGTTTAGCTTAATTTAAGATCTTTTTTAGAGCAAAATATTTTAGCCTAGTTTTTAACCATTTACTCTATTTTAACTCTCTGTTTGATCCTTCCGggaaaaaaagagctaaaaatacAGAGCTAGAGTTTTACCATAGGATCAAACAGGGCCCTAGTATATTGTGGCCACTGGTCTAGCGATTAGGTAGGACATTAGTTAAAGCTGGCCTCATCAATCCATTGTTTGGTTGGCGGGAATACGAGGACCGGGAACACATGGCAACATCGATTCCATCATGCATCGACGTCGACGTGCCATATCTGGCACTGACGCGGCATCGGCACGCACCACCATCTCAATCTGCATGGTCCGGTGCCGTGCCATGCAGGACACCACCGCTCACTCAGGCAGGGCTCGCCCGAGCCGTCGCCATCCACACCACAGATGTGCCGGGAATGAGGAAATTAAGAAGCGGGAACAAAGGGCCGCCTCATCCATTCATAGATGATAGTCGATGGATCATCCACCCATGACTCTGATTCGCTGCAGCATTGACTTGCCACCGAAACTCCCTCGCGTGACTGTACTAGGTCTTGTTTAGATACCATCCAaatttaagttttttcactctctttccatcacatcaatttttagccacttgcatggagtattaaatgtaggtaaaaaaataactaattacatagtttagttggaaatcacgagatgaatcttttgagcctagttagtccacgattgaacaatatttaccaaataagactaaagtgatactattcattgggttgaaattttttcgcaatggCCCTAGTATATATTCCTATAGtactagcagtagcagcaggacGTGGTAGGATCATCGTGTACCGTGCTTGCTTGCTTTTTTGTATCACACGCTTGCCAATCCGATCGATGCATCCAAATCGCGAGCATCTACCCCGTCTCGGCCTGCCAACCGGACGCGACGGCGGCACTGGTGCAGGCGGGATCAGGATCACGTTCGCGCCTTGGATACTTGTGCCACGGGCTAAACAAGCCACCACTTTGTTCGCGGGAATTGGGAAAATAAACACGGGCCCTGGCACCCTGGGTGCTTTGCCGAGCTAGCATACAAACTCTCCTCACGAACAGCGCTTTTGGAGGTTCATCTGCTCGAGAGAGCACGCagcaagaaacaaaacaaaaccctgctgctgctgcggctcgTGGGCGCGCCAGTGTCCGCGTCCTAATTCCTAGGAGGAGGCGGTGCGTGACTGTGCTGCGCCTCTGTTGCTTGCCTTGCCGGTGTGCGTGGCAAACGAACGAACGAAACGAGCGGGCACTACCAACAGTGGTGGTGGCCACCGGCGGAAAGACAAGGATATCCTCGGCAGCGCGAGCTACTACCACAGTCCAGTCGGCCACCGCACCGGCACCGCATTTGATTTTGGAAGCTACCGTGGGGGGCCTGCTGCATGGCTCCATCCCCTCACCGGCATGCGCCCGTGTCCGTGCGTGTGCACTGGCCACCGAATATGCGGAGCGGAACAGCCGAACAGGCGTCGTCCCTTCCTCGACATCCCTTCGTTGCAAAACTGCAATTTCCTTTCCCGCCGTGGCCGTGCCCACGCGGCGCTCAAAATTTCCTGCTACCGGGAGAAGGTGAGGAAATCCTTGTCCGGTGGCTCCGGCGACGTCGACGGCGTCCTTCCAGCCAGGCCGACAGCGTTCCACGTCGTGCCAGGTGCGGAGCGCATCAGGCGATGTTGCATGTGTGTTTCCTGCTCGAATCATGACAGGGTTGTGTTGGGGACCCCACGGGTCAACCGTCCATTGACCTCTCGCAGGCCGTCGTGCTGCGGTGCTGGAAGGTAAAAATAGCCTCACCGCCGCCGGATTTCACCGGCAGATAGGGGGGCCACGGAATATCACTGCTAGTGCGCACTGCGCTCTGCTGAAAGAAAGACAAGTGGGGCACCGGAATCCAATTCCGCCGGACCCCATCCACATCCAGCCAGCCGGAGAGACCTGGCACAGCCGGGACCCGAACACGAACCGCAGGTGCATGCAATCCATGGGGAGGGAACGCCGGTCGGACACCGGGTACGCCCGCCCCCACGCCGATGCGTTTTTGGTTTTTCCCCATCATTTTATTAAAACCAGCTGAGCTGACGCCTCCGGCTCACTGCCAGTGCCACTGTCCGCTCATCACTCCACTCCCCCACACCTCGCAGCAGCTGTGCGGCCTGTGCCACTGCCACCCTTCCTCCCCACTTCCCCAGCCATAAAAACTCCCGCGGATCGCCTCGTCGCCGCCACCCTTGGCCACGCCCCACCTCAGTCCTCTTCCGCCAAGCTTCCGTGGCGCCGCGCCGCTCCGCCTCTACTGATGGAGATGAACAAGTCCCGGGGGTGTCGCGccaccctgctgctgctcctgtcgCTGGCTCTCCGCGGCGCGGCGTACCTGCAGGAGCGGAAGAACTTCATCGTGCACCTCCGGCCGCGGGAAGGCGCCGACGGCGGCTCCGTCGAGGAGTGGCACCGCTCGTTCCTatcgcaggcggcggcggcggcagggctGGACTCCGCGGCCGACGATGGCCCGCGGATCATATACTCCTACAGCGACGTCTTCACCGGCTTCGCCGCGCGGCTCACGGACGAGGAGGCGGAGGCGCTGAGGGCCACGGACGGGTGCGCGCGGCTGTACCCGGAGGTGTTCCTGCCGCTCGCCACCACCCGCTCGccgggcttcctcggcctccacCTCGGGAACGAGGGCTTCTGGAGCCGCTCCGGCTTCGGGCGCGGGGTGGTGATTGGGATCCTGGACACGGGGATCCTGCCCAGCCACCCGTCCTTCGGCGACGACGGGCTCCAGCCGCCGCCCAAGGGGTGGAAGGGGACCTGCGAGTTCAAGAACATCGCCGGGGGCGGATGCAACAACAAGATCATCGGGGCGCGCGCGTTCGGGAGCGCGGCGGTGAACTCGACGGCGCCGCCCGTCGACGACGCGGGCCACGGCACGCACACGGCCAGCACGGCCGCGGGGAACTTCGTCGAGAACGCCAACATCAGGGGCAACGCGGACGGCACGGCGTCCGGGATGGCGCCGCACGCGCACCTCTCCATCTACAAGGTGTGCACGCGCAGCCGCTGCTCCATCATGGACATCATCGCCGGGCTGGACGCCGCCGTCAAGGACGGCGTCGACGTGCTGTCCTTCTCCATCGGCGCCTACTCGGCCACGCAGTTCAACTACGACCCCATCGCCATCGCCGCGTTCAAGGCCATGGAGCGCGGCATCTTCGTCAGCTGCGCCGCGGGCAACGCGGGGCCGGACCCCGGCACGGTCGGCAACGGCGCGCCGTGGATGCTCACCGTCGCCGCGGGCACCATGGACCGCGCGATACGGACCAATGTGAAGCTCGGCAACGGCGAGGAGTTCCACGGAGAGTCCCTGTTCCAGCCCAGGAACAACTCCGCCGCGGACCCGCTCCCGCTGGTGTACCCCGGCGCGGACGGCTTCGACGCCAGCCGCGACTGCAGCGTGCTGGGCGGCGCCGAGGTGACCGGCAAGGTGGTGCTCTGCGAGAGCAGGGGCCTGAGCGGCCGCATCGAGGCCGGCCAGACCGTGGCGGCGTACGGCGGCGTGGGCATGATCGTGATGAACAAGGCGGCGGAGGGGTACACCACCTTCGCCGACGCGCACGTCCTCCCGGCGTCGCACGTCAGCTACGAGGCCGGGGCCAAGATCATGGCCTACCTCAACTCCACGGCCAACGGGACGGCGAGCATCGACTTCAAGGGGACGATCATCGGCTCGTACCCGTCGCCGACGGTCACCTTCTTCTCGTCCCGTGGGCCGAGCAAGGCGAGCCCGGGCATCCTGAAGCCGGACATCACGGGCCCCGGCATGAACATCCTCGCGGCGTGGGCGCCGAGCGACTCGCACACGGAGTTCTCCGACGGCGGGGCCGACCTCTCCTTCTTCGTCGAGTCCGGGACGTCCATGTCGACGCCGCACCTGAGCGGCATCGCGGCGCTCCTCAAGAGCCTGCACCCAGACTGGTCACCGGCCGCGATCAAGTCTGCGATCATGACGACGTCCGACGCCGTGGACCGCACGGGCCTGCCCATCAAGGACGAGCAGTACCGGCACGCCACCTTCTACGCCATGGGCGCGGGCTACGTGAACCCGGCGCTCGCCTTCGACCCGGGCCTGGTCTACGACCTCCACGCCGACGACTACATCCCCTACCTCTGCGGGCTGGGGCTCGGCGACGACGGCGTCACTGAGGTCGCCCACCGCCCCGTCGCCTGCGGCGGCCTCAGGGCCATCACCGAAGCGGAGCTCAACTACCCGTCCCTCGTCGTCAACCTGCTGTCCCAGCCCATCACTGTGAACCGCACGGTGACCAACGTGGGCAAGGCGAGCTCCGTGTACACCGCCGTGGTGGACATGCCCAAGGACGTGTCGGTGACCGTGCAGCCGCCCATGCTCCGGTTCACGGAGCTGAAAGAGAAGCAGAGCTTCACGGTGACGGTGCGGTGGGCGGGGCAGCCCAACGTGGCCGGCGCCGAGGGCACCGTCAAGTGGGTCTCCAATGATTACATCGTGAGGAGCCCTCTTGTGATTCCACCCAAGGGAGAGTAGCGCGCGAGCAGCAGCAAAGCTCTTGTGTTGCTCGTGGTGTTCAGAGCGCTAATTTTGCAACCATGGTACAGAGTCTCTAGGCTACTGCACCTGCACGGCATATTTGTATGTATAGGCTACTACGAAACTGGGGGCTGGAGTTTTTCTCGCTCGACGTCTGCTATCTCAGCTGCGATTTTGTTCTGTAAATAGCGGAGATCAATAAAACTGTGTTCTTGGGATATCATATAATGCATTTTCTCAGCTCTGCAAGATGCTGCCGTTCCATTTCTGAAACTCCCGTCCCGAGAATGTATGTAGCCAAGATCTGGTGAGGATATGATCACATGATCGACCACGTGTTCTTCAGCAACAGCAGATATACTTCACGGCTACTACACTTCGCGGAAAGCGATGATGCAGTGCTACTGTAACGCGGTTGATCCTTTTCTGTTGCTTAACGAAGAAGTGCTGTTGTTCGGTAAGTACAAAGATCATGCTACTTGATGCCACCTTTTGAGATGTGATTGGATTTCTCGATTCCAGCCTCTGAATCGTTGCGCTTTGCTCGGCCGCTCCGTTTCAGAATTCAGAAAAAAACGCGGTCATCCCTACTCAAAAGTGACCACATGACGGATCATGTAAAAAAATCAGAGAGGTTCTAGGCTTCTAGCTGACCTAACGACATGTTCGGTGCCAACAAACATGAGTTGCCGATTGCCTTTTCCAAAGATCACAGCTACGTACTGTAATGTGCCAAAAGCGATGACGACGCAGTGGCCAAAGAAAGGTACGTGATGTGGTGCGTTGCTTGCCGAAGATGAAGTGCTCTCGTTTGCCAAGTACAAGGTTCATGCTACCTATTGCCACTTTTCGAGACGTGACTAGATTTCT harbors:
- the LOC136528499 gene encoding subtilisin-like protease encodes the protein MEMNKSRGCRATLLLLLSLALRGAAYLQERKNFIVHLRPREGADGGSVEEWHRSFLSQAAAAAGLDSAADDGPRIIYSYSDVFTGFAARLTDEEAEALRATDGCARLYPEVFLPLATTRSPGFLGLHLGNEGFWSRSGFGRGVVIGILDTGILPSHPSFGDDGLQPPPKGWKGTCEFKNIAGGGCNNKIIGARAFGSAAVNSTAPPVDDAGHGTHTASTAAGNFVENANIRGNADGTASGMAPHAHLSIYKVCTRSRCSIMDIIAGLDAAVKDGVDVLSFSIGAYSATQFNYDPIAIAAFKAMERGIFVSCAAGNAGPDPGTVGNGAPWMLTVAAGTMDRAIRTNVKLGNGEEFHGESLFQPRNNSAADPLPLVYPGADGFDASRDCSVLGGAEVTGKVVLCESRGLSGRIEAGQTVAAYGGVGMIVMNKAAEGYTTFADAHVLPASHVSYEAGAKIMAYLNSTANGTASIDFKGTIIGSYPSPTVTFFSSRGPSKASPGILKPDITGPGMNILAAWAPSDSHTEFSDGGADLSFFVESGTSMSTPHLSGIAALLKSLHPDWSPAAIKSAIMTTSDAVDRTGLPIKDEQYRHATFYAMGAGYVNPALAFDPGLVYDLHADDYIPYLCGLGLGDDGVTEVAHRPVACGGLRAITEAELNYPSLVVNLLSQPITVNRTVTNVGKASSVYTAVVDMPKDVSVTVQPPMLRFTELKEKQSFTVTVRWAGQPNVAGAEGTVKWVSNDYIVRSPLVIPPKGE